In Cotesia glomerata isolate CgM1 linkage group LG3, MPM_Cglom_v2.3, whole genome shotgun sequence, one genomic interval encodes:
- the LOC123261312 gene encoding uncharacterized protein LOC123261312 isoform X1, whose translation MAHKISILCLFFILCVLAIGANAGPYFEEEMDGIPVDGSEYSDNTLEDIMRAAQQKRSPYMYVFRRGCVRRDGNCDHRPNDCCYSSSCRCNLWGSNCRCQRVGLFQKWG comes from the exons ATGGCTCACAAAATAAGTATTCTCTGTCTTTTCTTCATTTTATGTGTCTTGGCCATTGGAGCCAATGCTGGACCGTATTTTGAAGAAG AGATGGATGGTATTCCCGTGGATGGTTCGGAATACTCTGACAACACCCTGGAAGATATAATGCGCGCGGCACAGCAAAA ACGTTCCCCGTATATGTATGTCTTCAGACGAGGCTGCGTCCGACGAGACGGAAACTGCGACCACAGACCCAACGACTGCTGCTACAGCTCCTCCTGCAGGTGCAACCTCTGGGGGTCAAATTGCCGCTGCCAGCGCGTCGGTCTCTTCCAGAAATGGGGATAA
- the LOC123261312 gene encoding toxin Tbo-IT2-like isoform X2 codes for MAHKISILCLFFILCVLAIGANAGPYFEEEMDGIPVDGSEYSDNTLEDIMRAAQQKRGCVRRDGNCDHRPNDCCYSSSCRCNLWGSNCRCQRVGLFQKWG; via the exons ATGGCTCACAAAATAAGTATTCTCTGTCTTTTCTTCATTTTATGTGTCTTGGCCATTGGAGCCAATGCTGGACCGTATTTTGAAGAAG AGATGGATGGTATTCCCGTGGATGGTTCGGAATACTCTGACAACACCCTGGAAGATATAATGCGCGCGGCACAGCAAAA ACGAGGCTGCGTCCGACGAGACGGAAACTGCGACCACAGACCCAACGACTGCTGCTACAGCTCCTCCTGCAGGTGCAACCTCTGGGGGTCAAATTGCCGCTGCCAGCGCGTCGGTCTCTTCCAGAAATGGGGATAA